Proteins encoded together in one Labrus bergylta chromosome 20, fLabBer1.1, whole genome shotgun sequence window:
- the itgb1a gene encoding integrin beta-1a isoform X2 translates to MDLKLLLISTLLGVLCYSNAQKEGNECINANAKYCGECIQAGAKCGWCTDPDFLQQGETVSTRCDELQSLIKRGCDEAMIENPHGEQKVLKNKAVTNRRKGAEKLKPEDITQIQPQKLSLTLRSGEPQSFDLKFKRAEDYPIDLYYLMDLSYSMKDDLENVKNLGTSLMLEMSKITSDFRIGFGSFVEKTVMPYISTTPAKLLNPCTGDQNCTSPFSYKNVLKLTSDGKKFNTLVGQQQISGNLDSPEGGFDAIMQVAVCGGQIGWRNVTRLLVFSTDAGFHFAGDGKLGGIVLPNDGKCHLENNVYTMSHYYDYPSIAHLVQKLSDNNIQTIFAVTEEFQPVYQELKNLIPKSAVGTLSANSSNVINLIIDAYNSLSSEVILENSKLPEGVTIAYTSRCKNGVVSEGENGRKCSNISIGDEVMFTISVTSKGCPKEGKSEVIKIKPLGFTEEVEITLNFICECECHKDGIKNSQRCHFGNGTYECGACKCNEGRVGRQCECSSNDVATEDMDRTCRKDNGTDICSNNGECVCGTCECKKRDNPEERYSGQYCECDNFNCDRSGNKLCGGHGRCECRVCVCDPMWTGSACDCSLDNSTCMASNKQICNGRGTCECGICKCTNPKFQGPTCETCPTCPGVCTQHKECVQCRAFNTGEKKESCATDCTDFELIKVKDRDKLPQPGDSSYPVMHCKERDANDCWFYYTYAVNNNKTEVHVVSTLDCPAGPDIIPIVAGVVAGIVLIGLALLLIWKLLMIIHDRREFAKFEKEKMNAKWDTGENPIYKSAVTTVVNPKYEGK, encoded by the exons atgGACCTGAAGCTGCTCTTGATATCGACACTCTTAGGAGTCCTTTGTTACAGTAATGCTCAGAAAG AGGGGAACGAGTGCATCAATGCCAACGCCAAATACTGCGGGGAGTGCATCCAGGCCGGGGCCAAATGCGGCTGGTGTACAGACCCG GACTTCCTGCAACAGGGAGAGACGGTGTCGACCCGCTGTGACGAGCTGCAGTCTCTGATCAAAAGAGGCTGCGATGAAGCAATGATAGAAAACCCACACGGGGAACAGAAGGTTCTGAAGAACAAAGCGGTGACCAATCGCAGAAAGGGAGCGGAGAAACTAAAGCCGGAGGACATCACTCAGATTCAGCCCCAGAAACTCAGCCTCACTCTCCGATCTG GCGAGCCCCAGTCCTTCGACCTGAAGTTCAAGCGAGCAGAGGATTATCCCATCGACCTGTACTACTTGATGGACCTGTCGTACTCCATGAAGGATGATCTGGAGAACGTGAAGAACCTGGGAACCAGTCTGATGCTGGAGATGTCAAAGATCACCTCGGACTTCAGGATAG GTTTTGGCTCCTTTGTGGAAAAGACCGTCATGCCATACATCAGCACTACCCCGGCCAAGCTGCTGAACCCATGCACGGGCGACCAGAACTGCACCAGCCCGTTCAGCTACAAGAACGTCCTGAAGCTGACCAGTGATGGCAAGAAGTTTAACACCCTGGTGGGCCAGCAGCAGATCTCTGGAAACCTGGACTCTCCTGAGGGCGGCTTTGATGCCATCATGCAAGTGGCTGTGTGTGGG GGGCAAATCGGTTGGAGAAATGTGACTCGTCTGCTCGTGTTCTCCACTGATGCTGGCTTCCACTTCGCCGGCGACGGCAAACTGGGAGGCATCGTTCTGCCCAATGATGGAAAATGTCACCTGGAGAACAATGTGTACACCATGAGCCACTACTAT GACTATCCCTCCATCGCTCACCTGGTCCAGAAGCTGAGCGACAACAACATCCAGACCATCTTTGCAGTCACCGAGGAATTCCAGCCTGTTTACCAA GAGCTGAAAAACCTGATCCCAAAGTCTGCAGTGGGCACGCTGTCTGCCAACTCCAGCAACGTCATCAACCTCATTATCGACGCTTACAAT TCCCTCTCCTCCGAGGTTATTCTGGAGAACAGCAAGCTTCCAGAGGGAGTGACCATCGCTTACACGTCCCGCTGTAAGAACGGGGTGGTTAGTGAGGGGGAAAATGGACGCAAGTGCTCCAACATCTCCATCGGGGATGAG GTCATGTTCACCATCAGTGTGACATCTAAGGGTTGTCCCAAAGAAGGCAAGTCTGAGGTCATTAAAATCAAGCCCCTGGGATTCACAGAGGAGGTGGAGATAACCCTCAACTTTATCTGCGAGTGTGAATGCCACAAAGACGGAATCAAGAACAGTCAACGGTGCCACTTCGGTAACGGCACCTACGAGTGTGGAGCCTGCAA GTGTAATGAAGGACGTGTAGGAAGacagtgtgaatgcagcagcaacGACGTAGCCACAGAGGACATGGACCGGACCTGCCGTAAAGACAACGGCACCGACATCTGCAGCAACAACGGAGAATGTGTGTGCGGCACGTGCGAGTGCAAGAAGAGAGACAACCCTGAGGAGAGGTACAGCGGCCAGTACTGCGAGTGTGACAACTTCAACTGTGACCGCTCAGGAAACAAACTGTGTGGAG GGCATGGACGCTGTGAGTGCAGAGTCTGTGTCTGTGACCCCATGTGGACCGGAAGCGCCTGCGATTGTTCTCTTGACAATAGCACGTGTATGGCCAGCAACAAGCAGATCTGTAACGGCAGAGGAACGTGTGAATGTGGCATCTGCAAGTGCACTAACCCCAAATTCCAGGGTCCCACCTGTGAGACTTGCCCTACCTGTCCAGGAGTCTGTACGCAGCATAA GGAGTGTGTCCAGTGCCGGGCATTTAACACCGGGGAGAAGAAGGAGTCGTGCGCGACAGACTGCACTGACTTCGAGCTGATTAAAGTGAAGGACAGGGACAAGCTCCCCCAGCCCGGAGACTCCTCTTACCCCGTCATGCACTGCAAGGAGAGGGACGCCAACGACTGCTGGTTCTACTACACATACGccgtcaacaacaacaaaacagaggtCCATGTGGTCAGCACGCTGG ACTGCCCGGCCGGTCCTGACATCATCCCCATAGTGGCGGGCGTGGTCGCCGGCATCGTCCTGATTGGCTTAGCCCTGCTGCTCATCTGGAAGCTGCTGATGATCATCCACGACAGGAGAGAGTTCGCCAAGTTTGAGAAGGAGAAGATGAACGCCAAATGGGACACG
- the itgb1a gene encoding integrin beta-1a isoform X1 translates to MDLKLLLISTLLGVLCYSNAQKEGNECINANAKYCGECIQAGAKCGWCTDPDFLQQGETVSTRCDELQSLIKRGCDEAMIENPHGEQKVLKNKAVTNRRKGAEKLKPEDITQIQPQKLSLTLRSGEPQSFDLKFKRAEDYPIDLYYLMDLSYSMKDDLENVKNLGTSLMLEMSKITSDFRIGFGSFVEKTVMPYISTTPAKLLNPCTGDQNCTSPFSYKNVLKLTSDGKKFNTLVGQQQISGNLDSPEGGFDAIMQVAVCGGQIGWRNVTRLLVFSTDAGFHFAGDGKLGGIVLPNDGKCHLENNVYTMSHYYDYPSIAHLVQKLSDNNIQTIFAVTEEFQPVYQELKNLIPKSAVGTLSANSSNVINLIIDAYNSLSSEVILENSKLPEGVTIAYTSRCKNGVVSEGENGRKCSNISIGDEVMFTISVTSKGCPKEGKSEVIKIKPLGFTEEVEITLNFICECECHKDGIKNSQRCHFGNGTYECGACKCNEGRVGRQCECSSNDVATEDMDRTCRKDNGTDICSNNGECVCGTCECKKRDNPEERYSGQYCECDNFNCDRSGNKLCGGHGRCECRVCVCDPMWTGSACDCSLDNSTCMASNKQICNGRGTCECGICKCTNPKFQGPTCETCPTCPGVCTQHKECVQCRAFNTGEKKESCATDCTDFELIKVKDRDKLPQPGDSSYPVMHCKERDANDCWFYYTYAVNNNKTEVHVVSTLDCPAGPDIIPIVAGVVAGIVLIGLALLLIWKLLMIIHDRREFAKFEKEKMNAKWDTQDNPIYKSPINQFQNPNYGRKAAAL, encoded by the exons atgGACCTGAAGCTGCTCTTGATATCGACACTCTTAGGAGTCCTTTGTTACAGTAATGCTCAGAAAG AGGGGAACGAGTGCATCAATGCCAACGCCAAATACTGCGGGGAGTGCATCCAGGCCGGGGCCAAATGCGGCTGGTGTACAGACCCG GACTTCCTGCAACAGGGAGAGACGGTGTCGACCCGCTGTGACGAGCTGCAGTCTCTGATCAAAAGAGGCTGCGATGAAGCAATGATAGAAAACCCACACGGGGAACAGAAGGTTCTGAAGAACAAAGCGGTGACCAATCGCAGAAAGGGAGCGGAGAAACTAAAGCCGGAGGACATCACTCAGATTCAGCCCCAGAAACTCAGCCTCACTCTCCGATCTG GCGAGCCCCAGTCCTTCGACCTGAAGTTCAAGCGAGCAGAGGATTATCCCATCGACCTGTACTACTTGATGGACCTGTCGTACTCCATGAAGGATGATCTGGAGAACGTGAAGAACCTGGGAACCAGTCTGATGCTGGAGATGTCAAAGATCACCTCGGACTTCAGGATAG GTTTTGGCTCCTTTGTGGAAAAGACCGTCATGCCATACATCAGCACTACCCCGGCCAAGCTGCTGAACCCATGCACGGGCGACCAGAACTGCACCAGCCCGTTCAGCTACAAGAACGTCCTGAAGCTGACCAGTGATGGCAAGAAGTTTAACACCCTGGTGGGCCAGCAGCAGATCTCTGGAAACCTGGACTCTCCTGAGGGCGGCTTTGATGCCATCATGCAAGTGGCTGTGTGTGGG GGGCAAATCGGTTGGAGAAATGTGACTCGTCTGCTCGTGTTCTCCACTGATGCTGGCTTCCACTTCGCCGGCGACGGCAAACTGGGAGGCATCGTTCTGCCCAATGATGGAAAATGTCACCTGGAGAACAATGTGTACACCATGAGCCACTACTAT GACTATCCCTCCATCGCTCACCTGGTCCAGAAGCTGAGCGACAACAACATCCAGACCATCTTTGCAGTCACCGAGGAATTCCAGCCTGTTTACCAA GAGCTGAAAAACCTGATCCCAAAGTCTGCAGTGGGCACGCTGTCTGCCAACTCCAGCAACGTCATCAACCTCATTATCGACGCTTACAAT TCCCTCTCCTCCGAGGTTATTCTGGAGAACAGCAAGCTTCCAGAGGGAGTGACCATCGCTTACACGTCCCGCTGTAAGAACGGGGTGGTTAGTGAGGGGGAAAATGGACGCAAGTGCTCCAACATCTCCATCGGGGATGAG GTCATGTTCACCATCAGTGTGACATCTAAGGGTTGTCCCAAAGAAGGCAAGTCTGAGGTCATTAAAATCAAGCCCCTGGGATTCACAGAGGAGGTGGAGATAACCCTCAACTTTATCTGCGAGTGTGAATGCCACAAAGACGGAATCAAGAACAGTCAACGGTGCCACTTCGGTAACGGCACCTACGAGTGTGGAGCCTGCAA GTGTAATGAAGGACGTGTAGGAAGacagtgtgaatgcagcagcaacGACGTAGCCACAGAGGACATGGACCGGACCTGCCGTAAAGACAACGGCACCGACATCTGCAGCAACAACGGAGAATGTGTGTGCGGCACGTGCGAGTGCAAGAAGAGAGACAACCCTGAGGAGAGGTACAGCGGCCAGTACTGCGAGTGTGACAACTTCAACTGTGACCGCTCAGGAAACAAACTGTGTGGAG GGCATGGACGCTGTGAGTGCAGAGTCTGTGTCTGTGACCCCATGTGGACCGGAAGCGCCTGCGATTGTTCTCTTGACAATAGCACGTGTATGGCCAGCAACAAGCAGATCTGTAACGGCAGAGGAACGTGTGAATGTGGCATCTGCAAGTGCACTAACCCCAAATTCCAGGGTCCCACCTGTGAGACTTGCCCTACCTGTCCAGGAGTCTGTACGCAGCATAA GGAGTGTGTCCAGTGCCGGGCATTTAACACCGGGGAGAAGAAGGAGTCGTGCGCGACAGACTGCACTGACTTCGAGCTGATTAAAGTGAAGGACAGGGACAAGCTCCCCCAGCCCGGAGACTCCTCTTACCCCGTCATGCACTGCAAGGAGAGGGACGCCAACGACTGCTGGTTCTACTACACATACGccgtcaacaacaacaaaacagaggtCCATGTGGTCAGCACGCTGG ACTGCCCGGCCGGTCCTGACATCATCCCCATAGTGGCGGGCGTGGTCGCCGGCATCGTCCTGATTGGCTTAGCCCTGCTGCTCATCTGGAAGCTGCTGATGATCATCCACGACAGGAGAGAGTTCGCCAAGTTTGAGAAGGAGAAGATGAACGCCAAATGGGACACG